GCAGGATTTAATGCAGCTGGGTTTTATCGACCATCCTGATGGCAGGGCAATGGCGACTCGGCTGTTAAGTCGCTGCTTTCCGGGCAATCCTGGTATTAGCAGTTTACCCATCACCGGCTTCAGCAATCAGGTCAGCCTGCTACTAGAACCGGTGGCCAGAGGCTTAGGATTCACTGTGTTACCGCACTTCGCGCGAATATCATTCGCCAAACAACCGGCCATCAAGGTAGTAGAAACGCCGGTAGCTGTGGTTGATACCCTGTGGCTAATCCACCGCCAGGAATGGCCGTTGTCGAGCCGTGCCGAAAAAGTCGTGGCGTACCTGCGACAAGCACTTTGCGGTTCCGTTAACACTACGGAACCAACCTAGAAAACCCCTAATTCATCAGGGTTTTATTGTCATCGCACGGTGCTTTACACGCAGGTTAAAAAGCTGACAATCACTAGGAGTCGACGGTAATTTATGCGATACTGATCGTCTTTTTCTTCGGTCAGCAATCAGCAATTTCAGAGATGGATAAGATAGAAATCCGCGGTGCTCGCACCCATAACCTGAAAAATATCAATCTCACGATTCCCCGGGATAAATTGATTGTTATCACTGGGTTATCTGGCTCCGGTAAGTCCTCGCTGGCGTTTGATACGCTCTATGCAGAAGGCCAACGCCGTTATGTGGAATCCCTGTCAGCGTACGCGCGCCAGTTCCTGAGTCTGATGGAAAAGCCCGATGTGGATCATATCGAAGGGCTGAGCCCGGCGATCTCCATTGAGCAGAAATCTACCTCGCATAACCCGCGCTCTACCGTCGGTACCATTACCGAAGTGTACGATTACCTGCGCTTGCTTTATGCGCGTGTTGGCGAACCACGGTGTCCTACCCATGGCGAGCCACTGGCGGCACAAACGGTGAGTCAGATGGTGGATCAGGTGCTGGCGTTGCCCGAAGGCGAACGCATGATGCTGCTGGCGCCGGTGGTGCAAGCTCGTAAAGGTGAGCACGTCAAACTGCTGCAGAATCTGGCGGCCCAGGGCTATATCCGCGCCCGTATTGATGGTGAAGTCTGTGATCTTTCCGATCCACCAGAGCTGGAACTGCAAATAAAACACACCATCGAAGTGGTAGTAGACCGCTTCAAAGTGCGTGCCGATCTGCAACAGCGGCTGGCCGAGTCCTTTGAAACCGCGCTGGAACTCTCAGGCGGCATTGCCACAGTTGTCAGCATGGATCACACCGATGCGGCGCCGCTGCTGTTCTCGGCTAACTTCGCCTGTAGCCAGTGTGGTTACTCCATGGCGGAGCTGGAACCGCGACTGTTCTCTTTCAACAATCCCGCCGGTGCCTGTCCGACCTGTGATGGTCTGGGCGTACAGCAATTTTTTGATCCGGACCGGGTCGTCACTAACGATGAACTGTCGCTGGCCGGCGGCGCTATCCGTGGCTGGGATCGACGTAACTTTTATTACTTCCAGATGCTGACTTCTCTGGCAGAGCACTATCATTTCAAAGTGGAAACCCCATTTTGCGAGTTGACCGACAAAGTCCGCGATATTGTGCTTTATGGCTCCGGAGACGAGAAAATTGCCTTCCGCTATATCAATGATCGTGGCGATGTGGTGATACGCAACCATCCATTTGAAGGCATCCTCAACAACATGGACCGCCGCTACCGCGAGACCGAATCCAATGCGGTGCGTGAAGAGTTGGCAAAATACATCAGTAACCGTCCGTGTAAAACCTGTGGCGGCTCGCGTTTGCGTGAAGAAGCACGCAATGTGTTTATTGGTGATGTCAGCCTGCCGCAACTGACCGACTGGTCTATCGGCCATGCCAGCCGTTACTTTGCCGAACTGAAATTTGATGGTCAGAAAGCTCAAATCGCCGAAAAAGTGCTGAAAGAGATCCATGACCGCCTGGGCTTTCTGGTGAATGTTGGCCTGAACTATCTGTCACTGTCACGCTCTGCAGACACGCTTTCGGGCGGTGAAGCGCAGCGTATTCGACTGGCCAGTCAGATTGGTGCCGGTCTGGTAGGCGTAATGTATGTGCTGGATGAACCGTCTATTGGCTTACATCAGCGCGATAACGAGCGACTGCTGAGCACCCTGACCCATCTGCGCGATCTCGGTAACACTGTGATTGTGGTAGAACACGACGAAGATGCTATCCGCTGCGCCGATTACATTGTGGACATCGGTCCCGGTGCCGGCGTGCATGGCGGCGAAGTGATCTGCGCTGGTGACCTCGGCACTATCATGCAATGTGAGCAGTCACTTACCGGACAATACCTTTCAGGCAAGCAGACTATTACGGTACCTGGGCCGCGCACCGTGTGTGACCCGAATAAAATGATCAAGCTGTATGGTGCCCGTGGCAATAACCTCAAAAATGTTAATCTGGAGATCCCGATTGGCTTGCTGACCTGCATCACCGGGGTGTCTGGTTCTGGGAAATCGACGCTGATCAACGATACTTTTTTCCGTATCGCCCATAAGATGCTGAACGGTGCCACGGTCAACGAACCGGCACCTTATGATCGCGTCGAAGGCATGGAACTCTGCGACAAAGTCGTGGATATCGACCAGAGCCCGATTGGCCGGACAC
This portion of the Shewanella yunxiaonensis genome encodes:
- the uvrA gene encoding excinuclease ABC subunit UvrA; this translates as MDKIEIRGARTHNLKNINLTIPRDKLIVITGLSGSGKSSLAFDTLYAEGQRRYVESLSAYARQFLSLMEKPDVDHIEGLSPAISIEQKSTSHNPRSTVGTITEVYDYLRLLYARVGEPRCPTHGEPLAAQTVSQMVDQVLALPEGERMMLLAPVVQARKGEHVKLLQNLAAQGYIRARIDGEVCDLSDPPELELQIKHTIEVVVDRFKVRADLQQRLAESFETALELSGGIATVVSMDHTDAAPLLFSANFACSQCGYSMAELEPRLFSFNNPAGACPTCDGLGVQQFFDPDRVVTNDELSLAGGAIRGWDRRNFYYFQMLTSLAEHYHFKVETPFCELTDKVRDIVLYGSGDEKIAFRYINDRGDVVIRNHPFEGILNNMDRRYRETESNAVREELAKYISNRPCKTCGGSRLREEARNVFIGDVSLPQLTDWSIGHASRYFAELKFDGQKAQIAEKVLKEIHDRLGFLVNVGLNYLSLSRSADTLSGGEAQRIRLASQIGAGLVGVMYVLDEPSIGLHQRDNERLLSTLTHLRDLGNTVIVVEHDEDAIRCADYIVDIGPGAGVHGGEVICAGDLGTIMQCEQSLTGQYLSGKQTITVPGPRTVCDPNKMIKLYGARGNNLKNVNLEIPIGLLTCITGVSGSGKSTLINDTFFRIAHKMLNGATVNEPAPYDRVEGMELCDKVVDIDQSPIGRTPRSNPATYTGIFTPIRELFSGTQEARTRGYQPGRFSFNVKGGRCEACQGDGLIKVEMHFLPDVYVPCDVCKGKRYNRETLEVKYKGKSIHEVLNMTVEEARTFFDAVPAIARKLQTLMDVGLSYVQLGQSATTLSGGEAQRVKLAKELSKRDTGQTLYILDEPTTGLHFADIQMLLDVLHKLKAQGNTIVVIEHNLDVIKTADWIVDLGPEGGSGGGTILVAGTPEQVAEHAESHTARFLKALLK